The sequence TCCCGGTGCATGAGACATACGCCGGTGAAAACCTCGTGGACGCGACCGCAGAGCGTTGAGAGCATGGCTCGAGCCTCGTCGAGATCGGCGGGTTTGCCAAAGACGCGATCATCCAGGGCCACGACGGTATCAGCCCCGAGTACCACGGCATCGGGAATACGGATTGCCACCTCGCCCGCCTTGAGTTCGGCGTTGGCGAGGCAAAGTTCACGCGCAGTCCATTCGATGCCCGAGAGCTCCTCGACCTGGGCGCTCTCGATGGAAAAGGCAAGACCGGCCTCGTTGAGGAGGTCCTTGCGGCGGGGGGAACCGGAGGCGAGGATGAGCCTAATAGGCTTCCTCTCCATTGGAGAGCCCGGTGTCGCGGCGGATGCTCGCGAGGCGGCGTTGCATACTCCGGCTGGATTCCGGAGAGGCATTGCTGATGATCCCGGCCACGAAGGGCAGGATCGTCGCCGCACCCGCTCCGATGAGCGCGAGAGCCGTGCGTTGACGGGCCGTGCGGCCCAGCTTGTCGGCCAGGAGCAGGCCGACGCCAAAGCCTACCGCCGCCTGGGAAATGGCGACGATGCTGGTCACGGGGACATTTTCCCCGAATTTGTTAAGAGAGATGGAAGACATGGTACGTGCTTGCGCAACGTAGGATTGTGGTATCGGATTTTCAACTGGAAATGGAAACGAAGAAATATCTCGGTGTGGACCCCGGTGACGCGCGCTGCGGCGTGGCGATCAGCGACGATCTCGCCATGCTGGCTCACCCGCTGGAAACCATCGATGTCCGCAAGGGCGACCCTGTGGTCCGCGTCGCTGAGATCGTCAATGAACGCTCCATCGCCGGCGTCGTCGTGGGAGTCCCGCGTAATATGGACGGCAGTTTCGGCCCCGCCGCCGAGAAGTCCCGCGTCTTCATCGCCGCGCTGAAGGAGAAGGTCTCCTGCCGCGTCATCGCGTGGGATGAACGCCTCACCACCGTCTCTGCCCAGCGCGCGCTCCGCGAATCGGGCCGCAAGGCAAAGGACCAGAAAAAGATCATCGACCAGGCTGCCGCGCAAATCATCCTCCAGGGATGGCTGGATTCTCAGGCCGCATGCGGCTGAAGCTGATCATTTCGTACGACGGTGCGCCCTTCGCGGGCTGGCAAAGCCAGGCCGG comes from Terrimicrobium sacchariphilum and encodes:
- the ruvX gene encoding Holliday junction resolvase RuvX gives rise to the protein METKKYLGVDPGDARCGVAISDDLAMLAHPLETIDVRKGDPVVRVAEIVNERSIAGVVVGVPRNMDGSFGPAAEKSRVFIAALKEKVSCRVIAWDERLTTVSAQRALRESGRKAKDQKKIIDQAAAQIILQGWLDSQAACG
- a CDS encoding Maf family protein — its product is MERKPIRLILASGSPRRKDLLNEAGLAFSIESAQVEELSGIEWTARELCLANAELKAGEVAIRIPDAVVLGADTVVALDDRVFGKPADLDEARAMLSTLCGRVHEVFTGVCLMHRESNRVCRFLEATRVQFRPLEDVDLDDYLATVHTLDKAGAYAAQEDNGRLITCIEGLMSNVIGLPIERVLDALTEHFPQTLTPKPQD